In one window of Harpia harpyja isolate bHarHar1 chromosome 11, bHarHar1 primary haplotype, whole genome shotgun sequence DNA:
- the AMH gene encoding muellerian-inhibiting factor, which produces MKAALQVLLLWLVLLLPSAALPRKGSTGERISPINWLELSLPEELGLEAEERERENASLQERVRPSSAGRSRMTAATRLFSKPDPGAKCHQGMAEDGGIGWSGSSLHPWPLGGLEGPVCRVKMDQEGLTPRHLEVVGVLTHYESSFIKLLRQRASWDESYLETFGLCPAREAGAALHPLKHIHAHVVEPGQDRFLVLHLEEVKWEAQAKLRFKLVFQAEVGRSLGELRFALLLFYLGSREGLGSGRREELLATGMGLAREQSLCLTRDTQYLVLGAAVASVTRSSEQLSFEASLAIRHGGEGGTPLSSTETQELLFGSDDKCFTRMTPVVLLLAKSRQEEEVALAPSSYLSAEGVVDLAPYPQLSPPQAGTEELPSPTAPSQANASSLAPSGSSQFLSILTRFIRQVLSPSSEPPTQPSSRHWLDFQVMETLPHQLLNLSEEAALERLVQSEEPSVLLFPQDGGAVLEQHLGDWQPEGTVLQLLMGKLQTVIQELKDISAFQANMGLFQHLLSFCYYPLGPGEGQAGERPAGSGKLHTLLLLKALQTVRARWQERRKVLRQNRSARHQAHCRLQELTIDLHDRKFIVMPTVYAANNCEGPCKLPLSTRVPSYYSHTVLLLGMQERGSPLRRAPCCVPVRYSDQLIISLSAEGLEVRKFPNMVAEECGCR; this is translated from the exons ATGAaggctgctcttcaggtgctttTGCTATGGCTGGTGCTGTTGCTCCCCTCTGCAGCACTTCCAAGAAAGGGGAGCACAGGGGAAAGGATTTCCCCAATTAACTGGCTGGAGCTGAGCCTGCCGGAGGAGCTGGGACTtgaggcagaggagagagagagagaaaatgcaagTTTACAGGAAAGAGTGAGACCCAGCTCGGCGGGAAGATCAAGGATGACTGCTGCTACTCGCCTCTTTTCTAAGCCTGACCCAGGAGCAAAATGCCACCAGGGGATGGCTGAGGATGGGGGCATCGGCTGGTCTGGCTCCAGCCTGCACCCGTGGCCACTCGGGGGGCTGGAAGGGCCCGTGTGCAGGGTGAAAATGGACCAGGAAGGGCTGACCCCAAGGCACCTGGAAGTTGTGGGTGTTCTCACCCACTATGAAAGCAGCTTCATCAAGCTGTTGAGACAACGCGCCAGCTGGGATGAAAGCTATCTCGAGACCTTCGGGCTCTGCCCGGCCAGGGAGGCAGgtgctgctctccatcccttgaAGCACATCCACGCGCACGTGGTGGAGCCGGGGCAGGACCGCTTCCTCGTGCTGCATCTGGAGGAAG TGAAGTGGGAAGCCCAGGCGAAGCTGCGGTTCAAGCTGGTTTTCCAGGCAGAGGTGGGCCGGTCGCTGGGAGAGCTGCGGTTTGCCTTGCTGCTCTTCTACCTGGGCAGCCGAGAGGGGCTGGGCAGCGGGCGTCGAGAGGAGCTGCTGGCCACCGGCATGGGGCTGGCGAGGGAGCAG AGCCTCTGCCTCACCAGGGACACCCAGTACCTGGTCCTGGGAGCTGCCGTGGCATCTGTCACCCGCAGCAGCGAGCAGCTCAGCTTCGAGGCTTCCCTGGCCATCAGGCATGGTGGAGAGGGAG GTACCCCCCTGTCCTCCACGGAGACCCAGGAGCTCCTTTTTGGCTCCGATGACAAGTGCTTCACCAGGATGACTCCCGTCGTGCTCCTGCTGGCCAAGTCACGGCAGGAAGAAGAGGTGGCTTTGGCTCCTTCTTCCTACCTCTCTGCCGAGGGGGTGGTGGACCTGGCTCCATACCCACAGCTCAG CCCACCCCAGGCCGGGACCGAGGAGCTGCCGTCCCCCACCGCCCCAAGCCAAGCCAACGCTTCATCGTTGGCACCCAGTGGCagcagtcagttcctgagcatcCTGACCCGATTCATCCGCCAGGTCCTGAGCCCCTCCAGCGAGCCAcccacccagcccagctcccGCCACTGGCTGGACTTCCAAGTGATGGAGACCCTTCCTCACCAGCTGCTCAACCTGTCGGAGGAGGCGGCCCTGGAGCGTCTGGTGCAGTCGGAAGAGCCCTCGGTGCTGCTTTTCCCCCAGGACGGTGGAGCCGTGCTGGAGCAGCACTTGGGGGACTGGCAGCCAGAGGGaactgtgctgcagctgctgatggGCAAGCTGCAGACGGTCATCCAGGAGCTGAAGGACATCTCGGCTTTCCAAGCCAACATGGGGCTTTTCCAGCATCTCCTGAGCTTTTGCTACTACCCGCTGGGGCCGGGTGAGGGTCAAGCCGGCGAGCGGCCGGCCGGCTCCGGGAAGCTGCacacgctgctgctgctgaaggcgTTGCAGACGGTGCGGGCGCGTTGGCAGGAGCGGAGGAAGGTGCTGCGGCAGAACCGCAGCGCGCGGCACCAGGCCCACTGCCGTCTGCAGGAGCTGACCATCGACCTGCACGACCGCAAGTTCATCGTCATGCCCACCGTCTACGCGGCCAACAACTGTGAGGGTCCCTGCAAGCTGCCCCTCTCCACCCGCGTCCCCAGCTACTACTCGCACacggtgctgctgctgggcatgCAGGAGCGGGGCTCGCCCCTCCGGCGGGCTCCCTGCTGCGTGCCCGTCCGCTACTCGGACCAGCTCATCATCAGCCTCTCCGCGGAGGGGCTGGAGGTCCGCAAGTTCCCCAACATGGTGGCAGAGGAGTGCGGCTGTCGGTAG
- the SF3A2 gene encoding splicing factor 3A subunit 2, producing MDFQHRPGGKTGSGGVASASESNRDRRERLRQLALETIDINKDPYFMKNHLGSYECKLCLTLHNNEGSYLAHTQGKKHQTNLARRAAKEAKEAPAQPAPEKVKVEVKKFVKIGRPGYKVTKQRDPETGQQSLLFQIDYPEIAESIMPRHRFMSAYEQRIEPPDRRWQYLLMAAEPYETIAFKVPSREIDKAEGKFWTHWNRETKQFFLQFHFKMEKPPAPPNLPPGPPTVKRPPPPPLMNGLPPRPPLPDSMPPPPPGGMTLPPMPPSGPVPPPPVPPQLPPAPGVPPPAPLPPMMRPPLPTEGPGTIPPPPPSN from the exons ATGGATTTTCAGCATCGTCCTGGAGGTAAAACTGGAAGCGGAGGCGTAGCCTCTGCCTCAGAAAGTAACCGAGACCGCAGGGAGAGGCTCCGGCAGCTGGCTTTGGAAACCATCGACATCAACAAG GACccttattttatgaaaaatcacTTGGGCTCTTATGAATGCAAGCTTTGCCTAACGCTGCACAACAATGAG GGAAGTTACTTAGCTCATACCCAGGGGAAGAAGCATCAGACCAATTT GGCCCGTCGAGCTGCCAAGGAAGCTAAGGAAGCCCCTGCCCAGCCCGCACCAGAAAAAGTCAAAGTGGAAGTGAAGAAATTTGTGAAAATTGGACGACCAGGTTATAAAG TGACCAAACAGAGAGATCCAGAAACAGGCCAGCAGAGCCTTCTCTTCCAG ATTGATTATCCGGAGATTGCAGAAAGTATCATGCCTCGTCATCGGTTCATGTCAGCCTATGAACAGAGGATTGAGCCCCCCGATAGACGCTGGCAATACCTTTTGATGGCAGCGGAGCCCTATGAAACCATAGCTTTCAAG GTGCCAAGCAGAGAAATTGACAAAGCAGAAGGGAAGTTCTGGACCCACTGGAACAGGGAAACCAAACAG ttcTTCCTTCAATTCCACTTCAAGATGGAgaagcccccagctcccccaaaCCTCCCTCCAGGGCCCCCAACTGTGAAGCggcctcctccacctccactgATGAACGGCTTGCCCCCAAGGCCACCTCTGCCGGACTCCATGCCGCCGCCTCCTCCAGGAGGCATGACTCTGCCTCCTATGCCTCCCTCTGGACCAGTGCCACCACCTCCAGTGCCACCTCAGTTGCCACCAGCACCTGGTGTACCCCCCCCTGCTCCTCTGCCACCCATGATGAGACCACCTCTCCCCACGGAGGGGCCAGGCACTATCCCCCCACCGCCTCCCTCCAACTGA
- the LOC128147886 gene encoding junctional sarcoplasmic reticulum protein 1-like isoform X4, with protein sequence MPEPAPLGVDKKAAEKKRVEKVGAKGSAAGPPVPKSLPVQRKVEPPSPDPAEEPLLWEGLTLNKCILVASVIALLSVTFQVLQAPCSREGVSHGREDPPPPPLHEVVSTKEEEVQEVVTAQPAQPESSMFKDDDGDDDGDDDGDDDGDADSNLAEPWIFKKWFGRSAPDDGDEEPTDVPEVPPAVTEVKKSREKKLEKKLEKKEEKKEEKKEEKVREGRAAQAERSSRRETRAKDRAQGEKPGRAPRAPREPEQQPQKKRSREGKESRRERDEPRKEGWKGRPGRADGGGESPKRDWRQQKGRKPWEPAAAPGKDGTARPKEGKRRD encoded by the exons ATGCCAGAGCCAGCGCCGCTCGGCGTGGACAAGAAAGCAGCGGAGAAGAAGCGGGTGGAGAAGGTGGGAGCCAAAGGCAGCGCTGCCGGACCTCCAG TCCCCAAGAGCCTCCCCGTGCAGAGAAAGGTGGAGCCCCCCAGCCCGGACCCTGCAGAGGAGCCGCTCCTCTGGGAAGGGCTCACTCTCAACAAGTGCATCCTGGTGGCCTCCGTCATCGCCCTGCTTAGCGTCACCTTCCAGGTGCTCCAAG cgCCGTGCTCCAGGGAGGGAGTCAGCCACGGCAGGGAGGACCCTCCGCCACCTCCCCTTCATG agGTTGTCAGCACCAAGGAGGAGGAGGTCCAAGAAGTGGTGACTGCCCAGCCTGCCCAGCCAGAGAGCAGCATGTTCAAGGACGATGATGGTGACGACGATGGCGacgatgatggtgatgatgatggtgatgctGACAGCAACCTG gcagAGCCCTGGATCTTCAAGAAGTGGTTTGGCCGCTCAGCACCGGACGATGGGGACGAAGAGCCCACGGATGTCCCTGAGGTGCCGCCAGCTGTGACGGAGGTGAAGAAGAGCCGGGAGAAGAAGCTGGAGAAGAAgctggagaagaaggaggagaagaaggaggagaagaaggaggagaaggtcCGGGAGGGGCGTGCTGCCCAGGCAGAGCGGAGCAGCCGGAGGGAGACACGAGCCAAGGACAGGGCACAGGGGGAGAAGCCCGGCAGAGCCCCCCGGGCCCCCCGGGAACCAGAGCAGCAACCCCAGAAGAAGCGGAGCCGGGAGGGGAAGGAGAGCCGGCGGGAGCGGGATGAAccgaggaaggaggggtggaaggGCCGTCCTGGCAGGGCCGATGGTGGCGGGGAGAGCCCGAAGAGGGACTGGCGGCAGCAGAAGGGCAGGAAGCCCTGGGAGCCGGCAGCCGCCCCGGGAAAGGACGGCACTGCCAGGCCCAAGGAGGGCAAGAGGCGCGACTGA
- the LOC128147886 gene encoding junctional sarcoplasmic reticulum protein 1-like isoform X3, translating to MGSAQAPGRGCRKQSDAPDADAPVSSDGESGRAHDLDKPELSMPEPAPLGVDKKAAEKKRVEKVGAKGSAAGPPVPKSLPVQRKVEPPSPDPAEEPLLWEGLTLNKCILVASVIALLSVTFQVLQAPCSREGVSHGREDPPPPPLHEVVSTKEEEVQEVVTAQPAQPESSMFKDDDGDDDGDDDGDDDGDADSNLAEPWIFKKWFGRSAPDDGDEEPTDVPEVPPAVTEVKKSREKKLEKKLEKKEEKKEEKKEEKVREGRAAQAERSSRRETRAKDRAQGEKPGRAPRAPREPEQQPQKKRSREGKESRRERDEPRKEGWKGRPGRADGGGESPKRDWRQQKGRKPWEPAAAPGKDGTARPKEGKRRD from the exons ATGGGCTCTGCGCAAGCTCCCGGCCGCGGGTGCCGAAAGCAGAGTGATGCTCCTG ATGCCGATGCACCGGTGAGCAGCGACGGGGAGAGCGGTAGAGCCCAT GATCTGGACAAGCCTGAGCTGAGCATGCCAGAGCCAGCGCCGCTCGGCGTGGACAAGAAAGCAGCGGAGAAGAAGCGGGTGGAGAAGGTGGGAGCCAAAGGCAGCGCTGCCGGACCTCCAG TCCCCAAGAGCCTCCCCGTGCAGAGAAAGGTGGAGCCCCCCAGCCCGGACCCTGCAGAGGAGCCGCTCCTCTGGGAAGGGCTCACTCTCAACAAGTGCATCCTGGTGGCCTCCGTCATCGCCCTGCTTAGCGTCACCTTCCAGGTGCTCCAAG cgCCGTGCTCCAGGGAGGGAGTCAGCCACGGCAGGGAGGACCCTCCGCCACCTCCCCTTCATG agGTTGTCAGCACCAAGGAGGAGGAGGTCCAAGAAGTGGTGACTGCCCAGCCTGCCCAGCCAGAGAGCAGCATGTTCAAGGACGATGATGGTGACGACGATGGCGacgatgatggtgatgatgatggtgatgctGACAGCAACCTG gcagAGCCCTGGATCTTCAAGAAGTGGTTTGGCCGCTCAGCACCGGACGATGGGGACGAAGAGCCCACGGATGTCCCTGAGGTGCCGCCAGCTGTGACGGAGGTGAAGAAGAGCCGGGAGAAGAAGCTGGAGAAGAAgctggagaagaaggaggagaagaaggaggagaagaaggaggagaaggtcCGGGAGGGGCGTGCTGCCCAGGCAGAGCGGAGCAGCCGGAGGGAGACACGAGCCAAGGACAGGGCACAGGGGGAGAAGCCCGGCAGAGCCCCCCGGGCCCCCCGGGAACCAGAGCAGCAACCCCAGAAGAAGCGGAGCCGGGAGGGGAAGGAGAGCCGGCGGGAGCGGGATGAAccgaggaaggaggggtggaaggGCCGTCCTGGCAGGGCCGATGGTGGCGGGGAGAGCCCGAAGAGGGACTGGCGGCAGCAGAAGGGCAGGAAGCCCTGGGAGCCGGCAGCCGCCCCGGGAAAGGACGGCACTGCCAGGCCCAAGGAGGGCAAGAGGCGCGACTGA
- the PLEKHJ1 gene encoding pleckstrin homology domain-containing family J member 1 gives MRYNERELLSLARQPAEKAAEILMRVPKKGSVLKKRLVKLVVNFLFYFRTDEAEPIGALLLEHCRITKEEENVFSISFIEEPERKYCFECDSEEQCQEWIEALKRASYEFMRRSLIFYRNEIQKMTGKDPLEQYGISEEARFQLGTRKQ, from the exons ATGCGGTACAACGAGCGGGAGCTGCTGTCCCTGGCCCGGCAGCCCGCCGAGAAGGCGGCCGAGATCTTGATGCGGGTGCCCAAGAAGGGGAGCG tgttAAAGAAACGGCTCGTGAAGCTCGTTGTCAACTTTCTCTTCTACTTCCGGACAGATGAAGCAGAG CCCATTGGAGCTCTGTTGCTGGAACACTGCAGGATCACCAAAGAGGAGGAGAACGTCTTCTCAATCA GTTTCATTGAGGAGCCAGAGAGGAAATACTGCTTCGAATGTGACAGTGAAGAGCAGTGTCAGGAGTGGATTGAGGCACTCAAGCGAGCTAG CTACGAGTTCATGAGGAGGAGCTTGATTTTCTACCGGAATGAGATCCAGAAAATGACAGGGAAG GACCCCCTGGAGCAGTATGGGATCTCCGAGGAAGCCCGCTTCCAGCTGGGAACACGCAAGCAATAA
- the LOC128147886 gene encoding junctional sarcoplasmic reticulum protein 1-like isoform X2, with the protein MGSAQAPGRGCRKQSDAPDADAPVSSDGESGRAHGLEEARTQLGISEQDLDKPELSMPEPAPLGVDKKAAEKKRVEKVGAKGSAAGPPVPKSLPVQRKVEPPSPDPAEEPLLWEGLTLNKCILVASVIALLSVTFQVLQAPCSREGVSHGREDPPPPPLHEVVSTKEEEVQEVVTAQPAQPESSMFKDDDGDDDGDDDGDDDGDADSNLAEPWIFKKWFGRSAPDDGDEEPTDVPEVPPAVTEVKKSREKKLEKKLEKKEEKKEEKKEEKVREGRAAQAERSSRRETRAKDRAQGEKPGRAPRAPREPEQQPQKKRSREGKESRRERDEPRKEGWKGRPGRADGGGESPKRDWRQQKGRKPWEPAAAPGKDGTARPKEGKRRD; encoded by the exons ATGGGCTCTGCGCAAGCTCCCGGCCGCGGGTGCCGAAAGCAGAGTGATGCTCCTG ATGCCGATGCACCGGTGAGCAGCGACGGGGAGAGCGGTAGAGCCCAT GGGCTAGAAGAGGCAAGGACCCAGCTTGGCATCTCTGAGCAGGATCTGGACAAGCCTGAGCTGAGCATGCCAGAGCCAGCGCCGCTCGGCGTGGACAAGAAAGCAGCGGAGAAGAAGCGGGTGGAGAAGGTGGGAGCCAAAGGCAGCGCTGCCGGACCTCCAG TCCCCAAGAGCCTCCCCGTGCAGAGAAAGGTGGAGCCCCCCAGCCCGGACCCTGCAGAGGAGCCGCTCCTCTGGGAAGGGCTCACTCTCAACAAGTGCATCCTGGTGGCCTCCGTCATCGCCCTGCTTAGCGTCACCTTCCAGGTGCTCCAAG cgCCGTGCTCCAGGGAGGGAGTCAGCCACGGCAGGGAGGACCCTCCGCCACCTCCCCTTCATG agGTTGTCAGCACCAAGGAGGAGGAGGTCCAAGAAGTGGTGACTGCCCAGCCTGCCCAGCCAGAGAGCAGCATGTTCAAGGACGATGATGGTGACGACGATGGCGacgatgatggtgatgatgatggtgatgctGACAGCAACCTG gcagAGCCCTGGATCTTCAAGAAGTGGTTTGGCCGCTCAGCACCGGACGATGGGGACGAAGAGCCCACGGATGTCCCTGAGGTGCCGCCAGCTGTGACGGAGGTGAAGAAGAGCCGGGAGAAGAAGCTGGAGAAGAAgctggagaagaaggaggagaagaaggaggagaagaaggaggagaaggtcCGGGAGGGGCGTGCTGCCCAGGCAGAGCGGAGCAGCCGGAGGGAGACACGAGCCAAGGACAGGGCACAGGGGGAGAAGCCCGGCAGAGCCCCCCGGGCCCCCCGGGAACCAGAGCAGCAACCCCAGAAGAAGCGGAGCCGGGAGGGGAAGGAGAGCCGGCGGGAGCGGGATGAAccgaggaaggaggggtggaaggGCCGTCCTGGCAGGGCCGATGGTGGCGGGGAGAGCCCGAAGAGGGACTGGCGGCAGCAGAAGGGCAGGAAGCCCTGGGAGCCGGCAGCCGCCCCGGGAAAGGACGGCACTGCCAGGCCCAAGGAGGGCAAGAGGCGCGACTGA
- the LOC128147886 gene encoding junctional sarcoplasmic reticulum protein 1-like isoform X1: MGSAQAPGRGCRKQSDAPDADAPVSSDGESGRAHPRSWPSLQGLEEARTQLGISEQDLDKPELSMPEPAPLGVDKKAAEKKRVEKVGAKGSAAGPPVPKSLPVQRKVEPPSPDPAEEPLLWEGLTLNKCILVASVIALLSVTFQVLQAPCSREGVSHGREDPPPPPLHEVVSTKEEEVQEVVTAQPAQPESSMFKDDDGDDDGDDDGDDDGDADSNLAEPWIFKKWFGRSAPDDGDEEPTDVPEVPPAVTEVKKSREKKLEKKLEKKEEKKEEKKEEKVREGRAAQAERSSRRETRAKDRAQGEKPGRAPRAPREPEQQPQKKRSREGKESRRERDEPRKEGWKGRPGRADGGGESPKRDWRQQKGRKPWEPAAAPGKDGTARPKEGKRRD; the protein is encoded by the exons ATGGGCTCTGCGCAAGCTCCCGGCCGCGGGTGCCGAAAGCAGAGTGATGCTCCTG ATGCCGATGCACCGGTGAGCAGCGACGGGGAGAGCGGTAGAGCCCAT CCACGCTCGTGGCCCTCCCTGCAGGGGCTAGAAGAGGCAAGGACCCAGCTTGGCATCTCTGAGCAGGATCTGGACAAGCCTGAGCTGAGCATGCCAGAGCCAGCGCCGCTCGGCGTGGACAAGAAAGCAGCGGAGAAGAAGCGGGTGGAGAAGGTGGGAGCCAAAGGCAGCGCTGCCGGACCTCCAG TCCCCAAGAGCCTCCCCGTGCAGAGAAAGGTGGAGCCCCCCAGCCCGGACCCTGCAGAGGAGCCGCTCCTCTGGGAAGGGCTCACTCTCAACAAGTGCATCCTGGTGGCCTCCGTCATCGCCCTGCTTAGCGTCACCTTCCAGGTGCTCCAAG cgCCGTGCTCCAGGGAGGGAGTCAGCCACGGCAGGGAGGACCCTCCGCCACCTCCCCTTCATG agGTTGTCAGCACCAAGGAGGAGGAGGTCCAAGAAGTGGTGACTGCCCAGCCTGCCCAGCCAGAGAGCAGCATGTTCAAGGACGATGATGGTGACGACGATGGCGacgatgatggtgatgatgatggtgatgctGACAGCAACCTG gcagAGCCCTGGATCTTCAAGAAGTGGTTTGGCCGCTCAGCACCGGACGATGGGGACGAAGAGCCCACGGATGTCCCTGAGGTGCCGCCAGCTGTGACGGAGGTGAAGAAGAGCCGGGAGAAGAAGCTGGAGAAGAAgctggagaagaaggaggagaagaaggaggagaagaaggaggagaaggtcCGGGAGGGGCGTGCTGCCCAGGCAGAGCGGAGCAGCCGGAGGGAGACACGAGCCAAGGACAGGGCACAGGGGGAGAAGCCCGGCAGAGCCCCCCGGGCCCCCCGGGAACCAGAGCAGCAACCCCAGAAGAAGCGGAGCCGGGAGGGGAAGGAGAGCCGGCGGGAGCGGGATGAAccgaggaaggaggggtggaaggGCCGTCCTGGCAGGGCCGATGGTGGCGGGGAGAGCCCGAAGAGGGACTGGCGGCAGCAGAAGGGCAGGAAGCCCTGGGAGCCGGCAGCCGCCCCGGGAAAGGACGGCACTGCCAGGCCCAAGGAGGGCAAGAGGCGCGACTGA